The following proteins are encoded in a genomic region of Mycolicibacterium confluentis:
- a CDS encoding acyl-CoA dehydrogenase family protein — translation MTQAPIRQTILPGTDEFTALLADIGAGAKDRDLNDENPFDQVAALKLAGFGTLRLPTEYGGPGYSVRQLFSTLIDVAQADPIVAHIFRTHFWFVEERLRALRANAGDAVSKRWLREVVDGKLFANAFSEKGSLAVGSLVFNTRLLPDGDGFRLNGEKFYSTGTLFSDYLTVATTTDHDSVASVIVPSDRAGVRLIDDWDGFGQRRTGTGTTVFDNVAVAADEVLVDTPYDAEPQPSVQYASLQLFIHAVVAGVLASVVDDGAALLRSRTRSFSHALTERPVDDPLYQKLLGELASTAYVARAAVLDAADAIGAATDSYDDNGLPDADLAQEAQLKVAKVKVHLDDVAPEAATRLLELGGASAASRQRNLDRHWRNIRTITLHNPVAYKARVIGENLLHGAPIPANAYF, via the coding sequence ATGACCCAAGCACCCATCCGGCAGACCATTCTGCCCGGCACCGACGAATTCACCGCACTGCTCGCCGACATCGGTGCAGGAGCCAAGGACCGAGACCTCAACGACGAGAACCCCTTCGACCAGGTCGCCGCGCTCAAGCTCGCGGGCTTCGGCACATTGCGCCTGCCCACCGAATACGGCGGGCCAGGATACTCTGTGCGCCAACTGTTCTCGACGTTGATCGACGTCGCACAGGCGGACCCCATTGTGGCGCACATCTTCCGGACCCACTTCTGGTTCGTCGAAGAGCGCCTGCGGGCACTGCGGGCCAACGCGGGTGACGCGGTGTCCAAGCGCTGGCTGCGGGAGGTGGTCGACGGCAAGCTGTTCGCCAACGCGTTCAGCGAGAAGGGCAGCCTGGCGGTCGGCAGCCTGGTGTTCAACACGCGACTGCTGCCCGACGGTGACGGATTCCGGCTCAACGGTGAGAAGTTCTACAGCACAGGCACGCTGTTCTCGGACTATCTGACCGTGGCCACCACCACCGACCACGACTCGGTGGCCTCGGTGATCGTCCCGTCCGATCGCGCGGGCGTGCGCCTCATCGACGACTGGGACGGCTTCGGCCAGCGCCGCACGGGCACCGGCACGACGGTGTTCGACAACGTCGCGGTGGCGGCCGACGAGGTGCTGGTCGACACTCCGTATGACGCCGAACCGCAGCCGTCGGTGCAGTACGCATCGCTGCAGTTGTTCATCCATGCCGTGGTCGCCGGCGTGCTGGCCTCGGTGGTCGACGACGGTGCGGCCCTGCTGCGATCCCGGACCCGCAGCTTCAGCCACGCCTTGACCGAGCGCCCAGTCGACGACCCGCTGTACCAGAAGCTGCTGGGTGAGCTGGCCAGCACGGCGTATGTGGCGCGGGCCGCCGTGCTCGACGCCGCCGACGCCATCGGCGCCGCGACGGACTCCTACGACGACAACGGCCTGCCGGATGCCGACCTCGCGCAGGAGGCGCAGTTGAAGGTGGCCAAGGTCAAGGTGCACCTCGACGACGTCGCCCCCGAGGCCGCGACCCGACTGCTCGAACTCGGCGGAGCGAGCGCCGCGAGTCGGCAGCGCAACCTCGACCGGCACTGGCGCAACATTCGCACGATCACCCTGCACAACCCGGTCGCCTACAAAGCCCGGGTGATCGGCGAGAACCTGCTGCACGGCGCCCCGATCCCGGCCAACGCCTACTTCTGA